The following proteins are encoded in a genomic region of Sorangiineae bacterium MSr12523:
- a CDS encoding MarR family transcriptional regulator, with product MNTKVKNSGLRELHRLDGALLLMHFAFRGLVAEADAFLHRRGLSRVHHRVLFAIARSEDLSVGGLQELLGVSKQALHRPLKQLQDEGYVVAQRDPAQHRSKVLRLTAKGARVENAASKRERQAIGEALKSVKPSHRRAWFDIMDVLARRA from the coding sequence ATGAACACGAAGGTCAAAAACTCGGGCCTGCGCGAGCTGCATCGGCTCGATGGGGCGCTGCTGCTCATGCACTTCGCCTTTCGCGGGCTGGTCGCCGAGGCGGACGCGTTCCTTCACCGCCGCGGGCTGTCCCGGGTGCACCACCGCGTGCTTTTCGCCATAGCCCGCAGCGAAGACCTGTCCGTCGGCGGATTGCAGGAGCTGCTCGGGGTCAGCAAGCAAGCCCTGCACAGGCCGCTCAAACAGCTACAGGACGAAGGCTACGTCGTCGCGCAGCGGGATCCGGCGCAGCACCGCAGCAAGGTTCTCCGGCTCACGGCGAAGGGCGCGCGCGTCGAGAATGCCGCCTCGAAACGCGAACGACAGGCCATCGGCGAGGCGCTCAAGAGCGTGAAGCCAAGCCATCGCCGCGCGTGGTTCGACATCATGGACGTCCTGGCCCGCCGCGCCTGA
- a CDS encoding AAA family ATPase translates to MAAIELPQAPDYRVPWDALQVFPWVRALEACPQDPIHHAEGNVWIHTRMVLETLAAMKAWRELPEEDRRAVYLACLLHDVAKPATTRTEDDGRVTAKGHSRRGELMARKILWELGEPFALRERVCGLIRYHQIPFYLIERDDARRFAAEISLVARCDLLALVAEADIRGRVCQDLQRILDNIDLYREYCRDEGCFDRPRTFASPHTRYTFFHSEGRHPDVEAWDDTKVQVVVMAGLPGSGKDTYVKRHFPDWPVVSLDGLREELDIDHSDNQGQVVQTARERAKEHLRRGERFVWNATNISRRFRAPLLSLLADYHARITIVYVEASRDSLWSQNRSRDAVVPERVIHSMMDRWEVPDPTEAHEIVYSLQEV, encoded by the coding sequence ATGGCTGCCATCGAACTTCCGCAAGCACCCGACTACCGCGTGCCATGGGACGCGCTGCAGGTTTTCCCCTGGGTGCGTGCGCTCGAGGCCTGCCCGCAGGATCCCATTCACCACGCCGAGGGCAACGTATGGATCCACACGCGCATGGTGCTGGAGACGCTCGCGGCGATGAAGGCCTGGCGCGAGCTGCCGGAGGAGGATCGCCGCGCGGTCTACCTCGCGTGCCTTTTGCACGACGTGGCCAAGCCGGCGACCACGCGCACAGAAGACGACGGGCGGGTCACGGCCAAAGGCCACTCCCGCCGCGGTGAGCTCATGGCGCGCAAAATCCTATGGGAGCTCGGCGAGCCCTTTGCACTTCGCGAAAGGGTGTGCGGCCTGATTCGATATCATCAGATTCCCTTTTATCTCATCGAACGCGACGACGCCCGCCGATTCGCCGCCGAAATAAGCCTGGTGGCTCGGTGCGATTTGCTCGCGTTGGTGGCCGAGGCGGACATTCGCGGGCGCGTGTGCCAGGACTTGCAACGTATTTTGGACAACATCGATCTCTATCGCGAATATTGCCGCGACGAAGGTTGTTTCGATCGTCCGCGCACGTTTGCCTCTCCGCACACGCGTTACACGTTTTTTCATTCCGAGGGGCGCCATCCCGACGTGGAGGCATGGGACGACACCAAGGTGCAGGTCGTGGTCATGGCGGGCCTTCCGGGCTCGGGCAAAGATACTTACGTCAAAAGGCATTTCCCGGATTGGCCCGTCGTATCCCTGGATGGATTGCGCGAGGAGCTCGATATCGATCACTCGGACAATCAGGGTCAGGTCGTCCAAACGGCGCGCGAGCGCGCCAAGGAACATTTGCGGCGCGGTGAGCGGTTCGTCTGGAATGCGACGAACATCTCACGGCGTTTTCGTGCGCCGCTGTTGTCGCTCCTGGCCGATTACCATGCGCGCATCACCATCGTGTACGTCGAGGCGTCACGCGACTCACTCTGGTCGCAGAATCGCTCCCGCGACGCCGTCGTTCCCGAGCGCGTCATTCATTCGATGATGGATCGCTGGGAGGTGCCCGACCCCACCGAGGCACACGAGATCGTGTACTCACTGCAAGAGGTATAG
- a CDS encoding chitobiase/beta-hexosaminidase C-terminal domain-containing protein, whose translation MATSIVAVAGCGGSDGASVLPPDGGQNDGGPKPQPDAGDAGDGDASPPDDTVAIPEFTPAPGTFIGPQDVALHSATAGATIRYTLDGTTPDSTSRIYTAPIGVAKSMTIKAVAQKAGAKDSEVRTGAYVINVFPGNAQPVQFEQGRGTYPNDVEESLSSETTGATICYTMNGRAPSCQFDGAEARCAAGSMAYDKPIHVGATGTQIRAIACKGGLHPSTERDAIYTLAADAPTFDPTPANYNPASPVPVTLATKTNGGEIHYTLDRSEPNCQSALKFVESGTLPTITADTTVKAITCKSNYVTSAIATETYLGETCVGSFDIVETPRLQELSRCKHITGSLTIHGNGIGDISPLGRLESVDGDLTVTGTTATSLNGLEKLAAVGGYLVISGNSGLAQLEALSALQTVGQELFVSKNAIIKWTGPASLRKVGSLKISEEPKLQRLEGFSGLAEILGRLTVAQNASLVAIDAMPALVTLTSGANFDYNSVLESVAGFGSMRSIDGGVSILSNPALTRFQAFSQATRIVGALTIEQNPELAELDLGKLSTIEGPLTLKGDLQALTSLAGLSSLTQAKYLYLEGKFGFTNLHGLEKLTSVDGVVSISGTQGLVDLSGLDNLRDAGTLWIHGNPQLQRLRGLEKLEKITSPRGAGLSVQDNYVLSELGSLDALTDVAGGVGIGNSPKLKRLNGLRKLAKVGGGLVISQADTLASVAELSSLTSVGDVLSILDCNALPNLNGLGAVRSIGHSLTIRNNKSLTRVDDLTQLTDLLGSFTVRENPTLPMCQPTRLADRLRAEGYRGTVDIRDNGGTGSCGEAPLR comes from the coding sequence ATGGCAACATCGATCGTGGCCGTCGCGGGGTGTGGAGGCAGTGACGGGGCGAGCGTGCTGCCGCCCGACGGAGGGCAGAATGACGGGGGGCCAAAACCGCAGCCCGATGCGGGGGATGCGGGCGATGGCGATGCGTCGCCTCCCGACGACACGGTGGCGATACCGGAGTTCACCCCTGCACCGGGGACGTTCATCGGGCCCCAGGATGTAGCCCTCCACTCGGCGACGGCGGGGGCGACCATTCGCTATACATTGGACGGCACGACGCCCGATTCGACATCGCGCATTTACACGGCGCCGATTGGCGTCGCGAAGTCGATGACCATCAAGGCCGTCGCACAAAAGGCCGGAGCAAAGGATTCCGAAGTTCGAACCGGCGCATACGTCATCAATGTCTTTCCCGGCAATGCTCAGCCGGTTCAGTTCGAACAAGGTAGGGGAACTTATCCAAACGATGTCGAAGAGTCCCTCTCGAGCGAAACCACGGGGGCGACGATTTGTTACACGATGAACGGCCGAGCACCGTCGTGCCAATTCGACGGCGCCGAGGCACGTTGCGCGGCGGGCTCCATGGCTTACGACAAGCCGATCCACGTCGGGGCGACCGGTACGCAGATTCGAGCCATCGCTTGCAAAGGCGGTTTGCACCCATCGACCGAACGCGATGCGATCTACACCCTCGCCGCGGACGCGCCGACGTTCGATCCTACGCCGGCCAATTACAATCCAGCGTCGCCCGTCCCGGTGACGTTGGCCACCAAAACGAACGGCGGCGAAATCCATTACACGCTCGACCGCTCGGAGCCGAATTGCCAGAGCGCCCTCAAGTTCGTCGAGAGCGGTACGTTGCCGACAATCACGGCAGATACGACCGTCAAAGCGATCACATGCAAGAGCAATTACGTCACGAGCGCCATCGCAACGGAGACGTATTTGGGAGAGACGTGCGTCGGCAGCTTCGACATCGTGGAGACCCCTCGGCTTCAGGAGCTCTCACGGTGCAAGCACATCACGGGCTCGCTCACGATCCATGGCAATGGAATCGGCGACATCTCACCGCTCGGGCGCCTCGAGAGTGTCGATGGCGATTTGACCGTCACTGGGACGACCGCAACGTCATTGAACGGGCTCGAGAAATTGGCCGCCGTTGGCGGGTACCTCGTCATCTCCGGCAATTCGGGGCTCGCGCAGCTCGAGGCGCTCTCCGCGTTGCAGACCGTTGGGCAGGAGCTATTCGTTTCCAAGAATGCCATCATCAAGTGGACCGGACCTGCCAGCCTGCGCAAAGTCGGTTCTCTCAAAATTAGCGAGGAGCCGAAGCTTCAGCGCCTCGAGGGATTCTCCGGGCTCGCGGAAATCCTTGGCCGCCTCACGGTCGCCCAGAATGCATCACTCGTAGCGATCGACGCCATGCCGGCGCTGGTCACCCTGACGAGCGGGGCGAATTTCGACTACAACAGCGTGCTCGAAAGCGTCGCGGGCTTCGGAAGCATGCGGAGCATCGACGGTGGCGTGAGCATCCTCTCGAACCCTGCCCTCACGCGCTTTCAGGCTTTTTCGCAGGCAACAAGGATCGTCGGCGCACTCACCATCGAGCAAAATCCGGAGCTGGCGGAGTTGGACCTCGGGAAGCTGAGCACGATCGAGGGACCGTTGACGCTCAAGGGAGATCTGCAGGCACTCACCTCTCTGGCAGGATTGAGCAGCTTGACGCAGGCCAAATACCTTTACCTGGAGGGCAAGTTCGGTTTTACGAACCTCCACGGCCTGGAGAAATTGACCTCTGTCGACGGGGTGGTTTCCATTTCCGGTACGCAGGGCCTGGTCGATCTGTCCGGTTTGGACAATCTACGAGACGCCGGCACACTGTGGATTCACGGCAATCCGCAACTCCAACGCCTGCGCGGTCTGGAGAAGCTCGAAAAGATCACGTCACCGAGAGGTGCGGGGCTTTCGGTCCAGGACAACTATGTTCTGTCCGAACTCGGCAGCTTGGACGCTCTTACCGACGTCGCCGGCGGCGTCGGCATTGGAAACAGTCCGAAACTGAAGCGCCTCAATGGTCTCCGAAAATTGGCCAAAGTTGGTGGCGGGTTGGTCATCAGCCAAGCCGACACCCTGGCCAGCGTGGCCGAGCTTTCGTCATTGACCTCGGTGGGCGACGTTTTGAGCATCCTGGATTGCAACGCCTTGCCGAATTTGAACGGTCTTGGCGCCGTGCGTTCGATTGGCCACAGCCTCACCATCCGGAACAACAAATCCCTGACGCGCGTCGACGATCTCACGCAGCTCACCGACTTGCTCGGCAGCTTCACCGTCAGAGAGAACCCCACACTGCCCATGTGCCAACCAACCCGTCTTGCCGACAGGCTTCGCGCGGAGGGCTATCGCGGGACGGTGGATATCCGTGACAACGGGGGCACCGGCAGCTGCGGCGAGGCTCCTTTGCGTTAG
- a CDS encoding RNA ligase family protein: protein MSSKYPRSFHLPWSPGGTSDDKRLHDVSGLLGVELVVTEKCDGSNLTYTRHSVFSRSHAGPPSHPSFDLAKATHARLGYLISEGTSVFCEYCYAVHSIEYRALPDYSLVFGVRDDQSGTWWEWDMVTAQAADLGLPTVPVLFRGILETERQLQALTEDLAAQPSAFGGIREGVVVRRAAVFGNTEFPRSLAKWVRKDHVTTDEHWMHQSITPQRLRSSPPPAD from the coding sequence GTGTCTTCCAAGTATCCGCGCTCGTTTCATCTTCCCTGGTCGCCCGGGGGCACGTCGGACGACAAGCGTCTGCACGACGTTTCAGGTCTGCTCGGCGTCGAATTGGTGGTGACCGAGAAGTGCGACGGGAGCAACCTCACGTACACGCGCCATAGCGTTTTTTCGCGCTCGCACGCGGGCCCGCCATCGCATCCAAGCTTCGACTTGGCCAAGGCCACGCACGCGCGATTGGGCTATTTGATCTCCGAGGGCACCTCCGTCTTTTGCGAATATTGCTACGCCGTGCACTCCATCGAATACCGCGCCCTACCCGACTATTCGCTGGTCTTCGGCGTGCGCGACGACCAATCCGGCACGTGGTGGGAATGGGACATGGTGACGGCCCAGGCGGCCGATCTCGGACTGCCCACGGTCCCCGTGCTATTCCGCGGCATCCTCGAAACCGAGCGCCAACTCCAGGCGCTCACCGAGGACTTGGCGGCGCAGCCCTCGGCCTTCGGAGGCATCCGCGAGGGCGTGGTCGTCCGCCGTGCGGCGGTCTTCGGCAACACGGAATTCCCACGGAGCCTCGCCAAATGGGTCCGCAAGGACCACGTGACCACCGACGAACACTGGATGCACCAAAGCATCACGCCACAGCGCCTCCGCTCATCGCCGCCCCCCGCGGACTAG
- a CDS encoding winged helix-turn-helix domain-containing protein: MIGYSFGKFRFVPQTRSLRLGDEPLRLGRRALDVLRILVERAGSVVTVDELLTLAWSDNVVEAANLRIQIMGLRKLLARGEQPSDAIETVPNGYRFSIPVTRLSDEADEADEADEAPSSSERPSNNLPELLATTLGRAEVIARLAHSLTEDRLVTIAGPGGVGKTTVAIAVGRKCLPRFSDGVWFIDFASLADPALVVSALASVFGIGVLSNEPMAGLLSHLRGKKMLLVLDTCEHVVDSVTGLVESLLSQLPRLHILTTSREVLRATGESAHHLPPLSHPVSTEGLTEADLLSYPAVALFVQRARANLGRFELNDGDAAIVATICGRLDGMPLAIEFAAARVGELGLREIVARLDDRFSVLTQSPQTAVPRHRTLAATLEWSYDLLPPEEQTMLKQLSVFRREFTADAAVAVADPQWPRSATLTYLSNLFAKSLVTVDVSAEVPVYRLLDTPRAFASKALTNDELHEASRRHAMWVVALLQAGEADFESANYSHLIERHRNLIDDLRGAMDWAFSESGDRDLGLRLVGRSILLCYTLCLFGEFAQRLKVLFEHIPETATTDPITLSRLWALYGHAMWQTGESIDDVTSAFRTASEVARSGGALDLQLYALYGLHLAFSYNGDYAESMSAVQECVSIAQAPSSPLVALTHRRMSAHALQSMGDLAGSRAIAEGVLMDAKELTGHGHACGTQVASTVDIRPILARTLWLQGHPKQAWECAHECVGLARTDEQVASLLNAISVGVLPIAFWTGNMAAAREFADALLVSSLEHSVLLTYRFARTYLAVLDGTFDASQEPLGGAYLADLIATMDEGAATESALVRASVGYERWCTSELLRVRAARLLAQGDGQYDVQAEALLRRSLDVARRQKALAWELRTATTLAKHWQRGNRRTEGAELLSTVYERFTEGFDTRDLTRAATILAGV; the protein is encoded by the coding sequence GTGATAGGCTATTCCTTCGGCAAATTTCGCTTCGTGCCGCAGACTCGCAGTTTGCGCTTGGGCGATGAGCCATTGCGTCTCGGCCGGCGGGCGCTCGACGTTCTTCGCATTCTGGTCGAACGCGCAGGCAGCGTCGTTACGGTGGATGAACTCCTGACGCTGGCCTGGTCCGATAACGTCGTCGAGGCGGCGAACCTGCGCATCCAAATCATGGGCCTTCGGAAGCTGCTTGCCCGCGGGGAGCAACCGTCGGATGCCATCGAAACCGTGCCAAATGGCTATCGATTCTCGATTCCCGTCACACGGTTGTCGGACGAGGCGGACGAGGCGGACGAGGCGGACGAGGCGCCGTCGTCCTCCGAACGACCCTCGAACAATCTGCCCGAATTGCTCGCCACCACATTGGGACGCGCTGAAGTGATTGCGCGCTTGGCGCATTCATTGACGGAAGACCGCCTGGTCACGATTGCTGGGCCCGGTGGTGTCGGCAAAACGACCGTGGCCATTGCCGTGGGGCGGAAATGCCTGCCGCGTTTCTCCGATGGCGTCTGGTTCATCGACTTCGCGTCCCTTGCCGATCCGGCGCTCGTCGTGAGCGCATTGGCCTCCGTGTTCGGGATCGGCGTGCTTTCGAACGAGCCCATGGCCGGTCTGCTTTCGCATTTGCGAGGAAAGAAGATGCTGCTCGTGCTCGATACATGCGAGCACGTGGTGGACTCGGTGACGGGCTTGGTGGAGTCGTTGCTTTCGCAGCTACCCCGGCTTCACATTCTCACGACCAGCCGCGAAGTTTTGCGTGCAACGGGAGAATCGGCCCATCACCTTCCGCCACTCTCGCATCCTGTGAGCACCGAAGGTCTGACCGAAGCGGACTTGCTTTCGTATCCCGCGGTGGCTCTCTTCGTTCAACGCGCACGCGCAAACCTCGGTCGATTCGAATTGAACGATGGCGATGCCGCGATCGTCGCGACGATCTGCGGTCGCCTCGACGGCATGCCCTTGGCCATCGAGTTCGCGGCCGCTCGCGTGGGCGAGCTCGGTCTTCGCGAGATTGTCGCGCGGCTCGACGATCGATTCAGTGTGTTGACGCAAAGCCCGCAAACGGCGGTTCCGCGGCACAGGACCTTGGCGGCTACATTGGAGTGGAGTTACGACTTGCTGCCGCCCGAAGAGCAAACGATGCTCAAGCAGCTCTCGGTCTTCCGTCGTGAGTTCACCGCCGATGCGGCGGTCGCCGTGGCGGATCCCCAATGGCCACGCTCCGCCACGTTGACGTACCTATCGAACCTCTTCGCCAAATCACTGGTCACCGTCGACGTCAGTGCAGAGGTTCCAGTTTACCGATTATTGGACACTCCCCGAGCATTTGCGAGCAAAGCGCTGACCAACGACGAATTGCACGAGGCTTCGCGACGTCACGCCATGTGGGTCGTCGCATTGCTTCAAGCCGGGGAAGCCGATTTCGAGTCCGCGAACTACTCTCACTTGATCGAGCGCCATCGCAACTTGATTGACGATCTCCGCGGCGCAATGGACTGGGCTTTCTCCGAATCCGGCGATCGCGACCTGGGCCTGCGGCTCGTGGGACGATCCATCTTGCTTTGCTACACCCTGTGTCTCTTCGGCGAATTCGCACAGCGACTGAAAGTTCTCTTCGAGCACATTCCCGAAACCGCCACGACGGATCCCATCACGTTGTCGCGCCTGTGGGCCCTTTACGGGCACGCGATGTGGCAAACAGGGGAGTCCATCGATGACGTGACGAGTGCTTTTCGAACGGCGTCCGAGGTGGCTCGAAGCGGGGGAGCGCTCGATTTGCAACTCTATGCGCTCTACGGACTTCATCTTGCTTTCAGCTACAATGGTGATTACGCAGAGTCCATGTCCGCGGTACAGGAATGTGTATCCATCGCACAGGCACCTTCCTCGCCGCTCGTCGCGCTCACGCATCGGAGGATGAGCGCCCATGCCCTTCAGAGCATGGGCGATCTGGCGGGCTCGCGGGCCATCGCCGAAGGCGTGCTGATGGACGCGAAGGAGCTCACCGGGCATGGGCACGCGTGCGGCACGCAAGTCGCGTCGACCGTGGACATTCGACCGATTCTTGCTCGCACTCTGTGGTTGCAAGGTCATCCAAAGCAAGCATGGGAATGTGCCCATGAATGTGTCGGGCTCGCACGCACGGACGAACAGGTCGCCTCGCTCTTGAACGCGATCTCCGTCGGAGTGCTTCCCATCGCGTTTTGGACCGGCAACATGGCTGCGGCAAGAGAATTCGCGGACGCGCTTCTCGTGTCCTCGTTGGAGCACTCCGTCCTCCTTACGTATCGCTTCGCTCGAACCTACCTGGCTGTCTTGGATGGCACGTTCGACGCCAGCCAGGAACCACTGGGTGGTGCGTATCTCGCCGACCTCATTGCAACCATGGATGAAGGAGCGGCTACGGAATCCGCACTTGTCCGCGCCAGCGTGGGCTACGAGCGATGGTGCACGTCCGAGCTGCTCCGTGTTCGTGCTGCACGACTTCTTGCCCAGGGGGATGGCCAATACGATGTGCAAGCCGAGGCACTGCTTCGCCGATCGCTCGATGTCGCGCGGCGCCAGAAGGCGCTGGCCTGGGAACTGCGAACCGCAACGACCCTCGCAAAGCACTGGCAACGTGGAAATCGCCGCACCGAGGGGGCCGAGCTGCTCTCCACGGTCTACGAGCGTTTCACCGAGGGCTTCGACACTCGAGATTTGACACGCGCCGCGACCATCCTTGCGGGAGTTTGA
- a CDS encoding alpha/beta hydrolase, with amino-acid sequence MSERIDLDRRRFFGAAAMAFAATQVGMLGCSKAQADTVRPGGLPPVKPGTNTSFGALKQINAGVLDIGYGESGPPDGPPVILLHGWPYAIYSFVDVAALLAEAGYRVLVPNLRGHGTTRFLSSSTVRNAQQSAVARDIIAFMDALGIQKAIIGGVDWGSRTACIIAALWPERCKAMVSVSGYLLTNVDAAKAPASAETEYQWWYASYFATERGPVGYEKNKREFGRFMWKLHSPKWNFDEAIFQRSITTLDNQDNTAIVIHNYRWRYGLAPGEAQYDDLERQLAVRPVIKVPAITLEGDANGAPHPEPASYRDRFVGKYEHRTVEGGIGHNLPLEAPQAFAQAVVDVDAF; translated from the coding sequence ATGTCCGAAAGAATCGACCTTGATCGCCGTCGTTTTTTTGGTGCCGCCGCCATGGCATTTGCCGCCACCCAAGTGGGCATGTTGGGCTGCTCGAAAGCGCAGGCCGACACCGTCAGGCCCGGCGGGCTGCCCCCCGTCAAGCCGGGGACGAATACGTCGTTCGGTGCGCTGAAACAGATCAACGCCGGCGTGCTGGATATCGGATATGGAGAATCGGGGCCTCCCGATGGTCCGCCGGTCATTCTTCTGCACGGCTGGCCCTATGCCATCTACAGCTTCGTCGATGTGGCAGCCTTGCTGGCGGAAGCGGGATATCGGGTGCTTGTCCCGAATTTGCGTGGTCATGGCACCACACGGTTCCTCTCGAGCAGCACCGTCCGCAATGCCCAGCAGTCGGCCGTTGCCCGCGACATCATCGCATTCATGGATGCGCTTGGGATCCAGAAGGCGATCATCGGCGGTGTGGACTGGGGCTCCCGGACGGCCTGCATCATCGCTGCTCTATGGCCGGAACGCTGCAAGGCCATGGTGAGTGTGAGCGGGTACTTACTGACCAATGTCGACGCCGCCAAAGCGCCGGCGAGCGCCGAGACCGAGTACCAATGGTGGTACGCCTCCTACTTCGCGACGGAACGCGGCCCGGTGGGCTACGAGAAAAACAAGCGCGAATTCGGGCGGTTCATGTGGAAGCTGCATTCGCCAAAGTGGAATTTCGACGAGGCTATCTTCCAACGAAGCATCACGACACTCGACAACCAAGATAACACGGCGATTGTCATTCACAATTATCGCTGGCGCTACGGCCTGGCCCCCGGGGAGGCGCAATATGACGACTTGGAAAGGCAGCTCGCCGTCCGTCCCGTTATCAAGGTGCCCGCGATCACCCTCGAGGGAGACGCCAATGGTGCGCCGCATCCGGAGCCCGCGTCCTATCGTGACCGCTTCGTGGGCAAGTACGAACATCGGACCGTCGAGGGTGGCATCGGCCACAACCTTCCGTTGGAAGCACCGCAGGCCTTCGCGCAAGCTGTCGTCGACGTCGACGCGTTCTAG
- a CDS encoding alkaline phosphatase family protein yields the protein MMKRSAWIQYGVFVSLSLYASGGCSSSDSMGDTGGAPDASVECDPQSGSAPPNDSWSDAEAPPSLSSLKHIVVIFMENHSFDNLYGSYPGAEGLSSAGAKIAQVDPSTGTPYTTLPQTDSNIPTDLPNAAFDITKYVPIHQATKDLTHRYYQEIAQINGGAMNLFVSNNSSKGLAFGYYPTSSLPVVKLIGSRSPHVTVCDHFFHAAFGGSFLNHQWLIAAATPHWEGCPSDKRAVIDASGKLTKDGTCTPDGYVVNTTVPTNQPTSSSGTKLPVLTGTTIGDQLTAAGIDWAWYSAGWNAAASGSPPSGFTFHHQPFVYYAAYASGEPGRAHLKDETDFVVAAKNGTLPPVSFVKPLGGFNEHPGANLQKGQEKAVELIEAVINGPHGEDTAVIVTYDENGGYWDHVAPPVKDKWGPGTRVPAIVFSKFARGGVDKTIYDTTSILGLIEKRWGLSPLNERVASQNDLASNAMIFVR from the coding sequence ATGATGAAACGTTCTGCATGGATCCAATACGGCGTTTTCGTGTCACTCTCCTTGTACGCATCCGGTGGCTGCAGTTCCTCGGACTCGATGGGGGATACCGGAGGTGCACCCGACGCATCCGTCGAGTGCGATCCGCAAAGCGGCTCCGCGCCGCCTAATGATTCGTGGAGCGACGCCGAGGCACCGCCCTCGCTCTCGTCGTTGAAACACATCGTCGTGATTTTCATGGAGAATCACAGCTTCGACAACCTGTACGGCAGCTACCCCGGCGCGGAAGGTTTGTCTTCGGCTGGGGCGAAAATCGCGCAGGTGGATCCGTCGACCGGAACCCCTTATACGACGCTTCCGCAAACCGATTCGAACATCCCGACCGATTTGCCGAACGCGGCCTTCGATATCACGAAGTACGTGCCGATCCATCAGGCCACGAAGGATCTGACCCATCGTTATTATCAAGAGATCGCTCAGATCAACGGCGGAGCGATGAACCTGTTCGTCTCGAACAACAGCTCGAAGGGGCTCGCCTTCGGCTATTACCCAACGAGCAGTCTGCCCGTCGTCAAGTTGATTGGATCTCGATCGCCCCACGTGACCGTATGCGACCACTTCTTTCATGCGGCGTTTGGTGGGTCCTTTCTCAACCATCAATGGTTGATCGCAGCAGCCACGCCGCACTGGGAAGGCTGCCCTTCGGACAAGCGGGCGGTGATCGATGCGTCCGGAAAGCTGACGAAAGATGGAACGTGCACGCCGGATGGCTATGTGGTCAACACGACGGTTCCCACGAACCAACCGACATCGAGCAGCGGAACCAAATTGCCGGTGCTGACGGGGACCACCATCGGAGATCAGCTCACGGCCGCAGGGATCGACTGGGCGTGGTATTCGGCAGGATGGAACGCGGCGGCGAGCGGCAGTCCGCCGTCGGGCTTCACCTTCCATCATCAGCCATTCGTGTATTACGCCGCGTATGCCAGCGGCGAGCCCGGGCGCGCCCACTTGAAAGACGAAACGGACTTCGTCGTGGCGGCGAAAAATGGCACGTTGCCTCCGGTGTCGTTCGTCAAGCCGCTAGGCGGTTTCAACGAGCATCCGGGCGCGAACTTGCAAAAAGGGCAGGAGAAGGCGGTCGAGCTCATCGAGGCGGTCATCAACGGTCCCCATGGGGAGGACACGGCGGTCATCGTGACCTACGACGAGAACGGTGGCTATTGGGATCATGTGGCTCCGCCGGTCAAGGACAAGTGGGGACCAGGAACGCGCGTACCGGCGATCGTCTTTTCCAAGTTTGCCCGCGGTGGCGTCGACAAAACGATTTACGATACGACCAGCATTCTTGGTCTCATCGAGAAACGCTGGGGATTGAGTCCGTTGAACGAGCGAGTCGCGTCGCAGAACGACCTGGCGAGCAACGCGATGATCTTCGTAAGGTAG
- a CDS encoding GNAT family N-acetyltransferase, producing the protein MLLRDVTENDLPILFEHQREPEANRMAAFPAREYDAFMAHWREKVLPIPSNMKKAIVVDGVVVGNIVSWEGDGKRLVGYWIGSAHWGRGIASAALAAFVAHHERTRPLHAYVAAENVGSIRVLEKAGFRPAGPPIADSHGVTELLMLLESPPSP; encoded by the coding sequence ATGCTTCTGCGCGATGTGACGGAAAACGATCTGCCCATCCTGTTCGAACACCAACGCGAGCCGGAGGCGAACCGGATGGCCGCCTTCCCGGCGCGTGAGTACGACGCTTTCATGGCGCACTGGCGCGAGAAGGTGCTGCCCATCCCGAGCAACATGAAGAAGGCCATCGTGGTGGACGGCGTCGTGGTGGGCAACATCGTGAGCTGGGAGGGGGATGGCAAGCGCCTCGTCGGCTACTGGATTGGCAGCGCCCACTGGGGCCGGGGCATCGCCTCCGCCGCCCTGGCGGCCTTCGTGGCCCACCACGAGCGGACCCGCCCCCTCCACGCCTACGTGGCCGCGGAGAACGTCGGATCCATCCGCGTCCTCGAGAAGGCCGGCTTCCGCCCCGCGGGGCCGCCGATCGCGGATTCCCACGGCGTTACGGAGCTCCTGATGCTGCTCGAGAGCCCGCCATCTCCCTGA